gttcATTTTAAGAATTGGATATTTAGAATCCAGTGTCCagattatgttttattttttccgaaacaaaattctaaaatataatttttatacatttatacGTTCCATAAGTTTAAtagtgaaatataattttagaatatacgaatattaaaaattataattcaggATTTAAATTCCAATACATTTTATTTACATGGattgttattttaatagtatttcataaataagtgaagaggagaaagaaagtACTCTGATAAGGTGGGTCAGAAATTAATCCTAccaagttattattattaaagtattataaaatattattattattattaaataacaaaattaagagcttaatttcttaaagaaaatttcTGTAGGCAGAGATAAACCATTAAATGGAGCTTGAAGAGATCTCATCATCAGGTAGAATTTGTACAAGAGAGACTCATTTTTAGTGAACATTGGTGCTTCTATTCTCTTAAGAGGTTATGAGAAGTTATGGAGAAGAGAAAGAGTCAGGCAGATGAAGCCACTTTTGTTCATGCACAGTGGCGGAGTTGGCTTCCGATGTGCCCATCAGAGCCTCCAAAGCGCGTTTGGCTCTGTTGTAAGACCTGCGTTGCCGTAAGCGTCCAAGGAGGCTCTGGAAACCGGCTTTTGAAGACTTCAACTGGAGCTGTCTGGATATCAAATCCTTCTCCCCTAAGATATCAagattctctttttctttttctgcgaAAGCTGATTGAGATCTGGAATTCGTGAAAGCCATTTCTCTCTTTTGGTGGATTCATGACAAGCGAGGTTTCATATATAGTGACAATGGGTAGTGGTTTCAGTTTCACTTTCTTTCAGACAGTGATTTTTCCAAAACAGGGGTTATAGAATTATAGAGTTGAGAGTGGTGTCAAGCCAACATGAATCCACACTTTAGTTTTCTTACGTGGCTGCTTATGGTGAAGAGATATTTTCTTTCCTCATTTTCTGCAACACCCATAACATGCTTTGGGTTTGAGTTGTGCATTTATTTATCAAATGCGTGTGAGTCCGTGccaaatgaatatattttttattaactggTTATACTGccaattttttgtttattaaaatggGATaactttttcttgttatttataaaaatgaggtaattgattaatatattatattacaagAGTAAGTCATATTGAATTTAGACAATTTCTAAATTAAAGTGGCAGtgaagataattattttttttttgaaaagtcGTTACGTATCTTAGTAacttttatgaaataaatttgaatcaAAGTTATATGTGATGATGATTTTCAATTTAGAAGATAATGTTTGGTGTTAgcaatttttaattgagttgaAGCTGTTATCAATATGAtgagtttaattttaatgaattctttttagttttttatttttttaaaatatgatcaagtatgaattaattttaaag
This genomic stretch from Vigna radiata var. radiata cultivar VC1973A chromosome 7, Vradiata_ver6, whole genome shotgun sequence harbors:
- the LOC106768109 gene encoding uncharacterized protein LOC106768109, with product MAFTNSRSQSAFAEKEKENLDILGEKDLISRQLQLKSSKAGFQSLLGRLRQRRSYNRAKRALEALMGTSEANSATVHEQKWLHLPDSFSSP